The genomic segment GGTCGGCACGAACGCGTCGACGATGCCGATCACGAGCGAGGCGAGCAGCGCCCCCAAGAACGACACCGACAACTGGTGCGGCACGATGAACTGCGCGATGTAGATGACCAAGGCCCCGACGACGAACCCGACGATGCCGCGCCCGTAGGGCGAGATGCGCTGGCCGAAAATGGCCTCGACGACCCAACCCAGAAGGGCGATCACGAGGGCCGCGAAGATGGCGCCGACGAAGCCGTTCACGCTGAATCCCGGCA from the Clostridia bacterium genome contains:
- a CDS encoding phage holin family protein; translation: MGLVVPGFSVNGFVGAIFAALVIALLGWVVEAIFGQRISPYGRGIVGFVVGALVIYIAQFIVPHQLSVSFLGALLASLVIGIVDAFVPTQLR